Proteins encoded together in one Columba livia isolate bColLiv1 breed racing homer chromosome 3, bColLiv1.pat.W.v2, whole genome shotgun sequence window:
- the LOC110359695 gene encoding uncharacterized protein LOC110359695 isoform X3, translating into MDAIHKLKIFVMFLSLATFMVMVILNAGNATGKFKGLFRATPGNISAKYNTDFTPAGWTFLIWNVIYAWQLAWLLYALSGICRRSELGCVYIKPDLLPIPFYVLWILNNGLNVGWLFLWDWEYLLPALVFLVALTLTTYAALFISHRALSIYSSCFMKGHKAELWLIRILVQNGLALYATWTTIATLLNFAVVLIYKWNVSNETATTASLSILALYLVICCAAGSDLFNLCCSSGDSHVETL; encoded by the exons ATGGATGCTATACACAAGCTGAAGatttttgtgatgtttctgTCTCTGGCCACTTTCATGGTCATGGTGATACTGAATGCTGGAAATGCCACTGGGAAATTCAAAG GTCTGTTCAGGGCAACCCCTGGAAACATCTCGGCGAAGTACAACACTGACTTCACACCAGCTGGCTGGACTTTCCTCATCTGGAATGTCATCTATGCCTGGCAGCTTGCATGGCTTCTCTATGCCTTGTCAGGGATCTGTCGAAG gaGTGAACTTGGGTGTGTCTACATAAAGCCAGACTTGCTGCCAATACCTTTTTATGTGTTGTGGATTCTGAATAATGGACTCAATGTTGGATGGCTCTTTCTGTGGGACTGGGA GTACCTCCTCCCAGCCCTGGTGTTCCTGGTAGCCCTCACTCTTACTACATATGCTGCTCTCTTCATTTCACACCGAGCATTGAGCATCTATTCCTCCTGTTTTATGAAGGGTCACAAAGCTGAGCTCTGGCTCATCCGCATCCTA GTCCAGAATGGGCTGGCACTGTATGCAACATGGACCACCATTGCCACTCTGCTGAACTTCGCTGTTGTGTTGATCTACAAGTGGAATGTGTCCAATGAGACAGCAACAACTGCTTCTCTAAGCATCCTTGCTCTCTACCTAGTAATATG TTGTGCTGCTGGCAGCGACTTGTTTAATCTTTGCTGTTCGTCTGGGGATAGTCACGTAGAGACACTGTAA
- the LOC110359695 gene encoding uncharacterized protein LOC110359695 isoform X1 has translation MDAIHKLKIFVMFLSLATFMVMVILNAGNATGKFKGLFRATPGNISAKYNTDFTPAGWTFLIWNVIYAWQLAWLLYALSGICRRSELGCVYIKPDLLPIPFYVLWILNNGLNVGWLFLWDWEYLLPALVFLVALTLTTYAALFISHRALSIYSSCFMKGHKAELWLIRILVQNGLALYATWTTIATLLNFAVVLIYKWNVSNETATTASLSILALYLVIWFYLENFFFDKYVCYNLTIYPVVIIALTGSACKNYSLSSSKTNSVFIVVLLAATCLIFAVRLGIVT, from the exons ATGGATGCTATACACAAGCTGAAGatttttgtgatgtttctgTCTCTGGCCACTTTCATGGTCATGGTGATACTGAATGCTGGAAATGCCACTGGGAAATTCAAAG GTCTGTTCAGGGCAACCCCTGGAAACATCTCGGCGAAGTACAACACTGACTTCACACCAGCTGGCTGGACTTTCCTCATCTGGAATGTCATCTATGCCTGGCAGCTTGCATGGCTTCTCTATGCCTTGTCAGGGATCTGTCGAAG gaGTGAACTTGGGTGTGTCTACATAAAGCCAGACTTGCTGCCAATACCTTTTTATGTGTTGTGGATTCTGAATAATGGACTCAATGTTGGATGGCTCTTTCTGTGGGACTGGGA GTACCTCCTCCCAGCCCTGGTGTTCCTGGTAGCCCTCACTCTTACTACATATGCTGCTCTCTTCATTTCACACCGAGCATTGAGCATCTATTCCTCCTGTTTTATGAAGGGTCACAAAGCTGAGCTCTGGCTCATCCGCATCCTA GTCCAGAATGGGCTGGCACTGTATGCAACATGGACCACCATTGCCACTCTGCTGAACTTCGCTGTTGTGTTGATCTACAAGTGGAATGTGTCCAATGAGACAGCAACAACTGCTTCTCTAAGCATCCTTGCTCTCTACCTAGTAATATG gtTTTATCTAGAAAACTTCTTTTTTGACAAGTATGTCTGCTATAACCTTACAATCTACCCAGTGGTCATAATAGCTCTGACTGGCAGTGCATGCAAGAACTACTCACTTTCATCCTCAAAGACAAACAGTGTTTTTATAG TTGTGCTGCTGGCAGCGACTTGTTTAATCTTTGCTGTTCGTCTGGGGATAGTCACGTAG
- the LOC110359695 gene encoding uncharacterized protein LOC110359695 isoform X2, with protein MDAIHKLKIFVMFLSLATFMVMVILNAGNATGKFKGLFRATPGNISAKYNTDFTPAGWTFLIWNVIYAWQLAWLLYALSGICRRSELGCVYIKPDLLPIPFYVLWILNNGLNVGWLFLWDWEYLLPALVFLVALTLTTYAALFISHRALSIYSSCFMKGHKAELWLIRILVQNGLALYATWTTIATLLNFAVVLIYKWNVSNETATTASLSILALYLVIWFYLENFFFDKYVCYNLTIYPVVIIALTGSACKNYSLSSSKTNSVFIDLP; from the exons ATGGATGCTATACACAAGCTGAAGatttttgtgatgtttctgTCTCTGGCCACTTTCATGGTCATGGTGATACTGAATGCTGGAAATGCCACTGGGAAATTCAAAG GTCTGTTCAGGGCAACCCCTGGAAACATCTCGGCGAAGTACAACACTGACTTCACACCAGCTGGCTGGACTTTCCTCATCTGGAATGTCATCTATGCCTGGCAGCTTGCATGGCTTCTCTATGCCTTGTCAGGGATCTGTCGAAG gaGTGAACTTGGGTGTGTCTACATAAAGCCAGACTTGCTGCCAATACCTTTTTATGTGTTGTGGATTCTGAATAATGGACTCAATGTTGGATGGCTCTTTCTGTGGGACTGGGA GTACCTCCTCCCAGCCCTGGTGTTCCTGGTAGCCCTCACTCTTACTACATATGCTGCTCTCTTCATTTCACACCGAGCATTGAGCATCTATTCCTCCTGTTTTATGAAGGGTCACAAAGCTGAGCTCTGGCTCATCCGCATCCTA GTCCAGAATGGGCTGGCACTGTATGCAACATGGACCACCATTGCCACTCTGCTGAACTTCGCTGTTGTGTTGATCTACAAGTGGAATGTGTCCAATGAGACAGCAACAACTGCTTCTCTAAGCATCCTTGCTCTCTACCTAGTAATATG gtTTTATCTAGAAAACTTCTTTTTTGACAAGTATGTCTGCTATAACCTTACAATCTACCCAGTGGTCATAATAGCTCTGACTGGCAGTGCATGCAAGAACTACTCACTTTCATCCTCAAAGACAAACAGTGTTTTTATAG ACTTGCCTTGA